The following are encoded together in the Azospirillum lipoferum 4B genome:
- a CDS encoding ribose-phosphate pyrophosphokinase, whose protein sequence is MKVLAGNSNRPLAEAISTCLGVPLTKASVRRFSDMEVFVEILENVRGEDVFVVQSTSFPANDNLMELLVTIDALRRGSARRITAVIPYYGYARQDRKTGPRTPISAKLVANLITQAGANRVLTMDLHAGQIQGFFDIPTDNLMAAPVFEKDIRQSFENIGEVTIVSPDVGGVVRARALAKRLDADLAIIDKRRERAGVSEVMNIIGDANGRRCILLDDIVDSGGTLCNAAVALMEAGAKSVHAFCTHGVLSGGAVARVAVSPLEQLVTTDSIQATEAVRVSRNIRQLTIAPLLAEAIMRISEERSVSSLFS, encoded by the coding sequence ATGAAGGTGCTTGCCGGCAACAGCAACCGTCCGCTGGCCGAGGCGATCTCCACCTGTCTCGGCGTGCCGCTGACGAAAGCGAGCGTGCGCCGTTTCTCCGACATGGAGGTGTTCGTCGAGATCCTGGAGAACGTGCGCGGCGAGGACGTGTTCGTCGTCCAGTCGACCTCGTTCCCGGCCAACGACAACCTGATGGAACTGCTGGTGACGATCGACGCGCTGCGGCGCGGGTCGGCCCGGCGCATCACGGCGGTCATCCCGTACTATGGCTATGCCCGGCAGGATCGCAAGACCGGCCCGCGCACGCCGATCTCGGCCAAGCTGGTCGCCAACCTGATCACCCAGGCCGGCGCCAACCGCGTGCTGACGATGGACCTGCACGCCGGCCAGATCCAGGGCTTCTTCGACATCCCCACCGACAACCTGATGGCTGCCCCGGTCTTCGAGAAGGACATCCGCCAGTCCTTCGAGAACATCGGTGAGGTCACCATCGTGTCGCCGGACGTCGGCGGCGTGGTGCGCGCCCGCGCGCTGGCCAAGCGCCTGGACGCCGATCTCGCCATCATCGACAAGCGGCGTGAGCGCGCCGGCGTGTCGGAGGTGATGAACATCATCGGCGATGCCAACGGCCGCCGCTGCATCCTGCTGGACGACATCGTCGACTCGGGCGGCACGCTGTGCAACGCCGCCGTCGCGCTGATGGAAGCCGGCGCCAAGTCGGTCCACGCCTTCTGCACCCACGGCGTCCTGTCCGGCGGTGCGGTCGCCCGCGTCGCCGTCTCCCCGCTGGAACAGCTGGTCACCACCGACAGCATCCAGGCGACCGAGGCGGTCCGCGTGTCGCGCAACATCCGCCAGTTGACCATCGCCCCCCTGCTCGCCGAAGCGATCATGCGCATCAGCGAGGAGCGGTCGGTGTCGAGCCTGTTCTCGTAA
- a CDS encoding helix-turn-helix domain-containing protein, translating to MTLDDWLTRTATKEEAFAALIGTSQATVNRYRHGRRVPRPAVMARIATATGGQVTANDFHGLAGEG from the coding sequence ATGACGCTCGATGATTGGCTCACCCGGACCGCAACCAAGGAAGAGGCCTTCGCCGCCCTGATCGGGACGAGTCAGGCCACGGTCAACCGCTACCGCCACGGCCGCCGGGTTCCCCGTCCGGCGGTGATGGCGCGCATTGCCACCGCGACCGGCGGGCAGGTGACGGCGAACGACTTCCACGGGCTGGCGGGGGAGGGCTGA
- a CDS encoding XRE family transcriptional regulator: MTTMRELRQAAGLSQEKLADLAGTSQPQINKLETGQRKMTVDWAVKLAQPLGVEPAVLLGLDLPAVPAAARPARPAMPPLLRTPPAGAQQAQAAASMPVRAAARGGVDQEMFLEDGPIDWIARPDYLKNARDPYAMYVVGESMMPRFRPAQLLHVNPHKPPAPGAGVVVVKRNKAVLVKEFVRRGPEAVVLREYQPADREFAVPLEDLDTLHTVVGLQEP; encoded by the coding sequence ATGACCACCATGCGCGAACTGCGGCAGGCCGCCGGGCTGAGCCAGGAGAAGCTGGCCGATCTGGCCGGCACCTCCCAGCCCCAGATCAACAAGCTGGAGACCGGCCAGCGCAAGATGACCGTCGATTGGGCGGTCAAGCTCGCCCAGCCGCTGGGCGTTGAGCCCGCGGTGCTGCTCGGCCTCGACCTGCCGGCCGTTCCGGCGGCGGCACGCCCGGCGCGGCCTGCGATGCCGCCGCTGCTGCGAACGCCGCCGGCCGGGGCGCAACAGGCCCAGGCGGCCGCATCCATGCCGGTCAGGGCGGCGGCGCGCGGCGGGGTGGACCAGGAGATGTTCCTGGAGGATGGTCCCATCGACTGGATCGCCCGTCCCGACTATCTGAAGAACGCCCGCGATCCCTACGCCATGTATGTCGTCGGCGAATCGATGATGCCGCGCTTTCGGCCGGCCCAGCTGCTGCACGTCAACCCGCACAAGCCGCCGGCACCGGGGGCCGGGGTGGTGGTGGTCAAGCGCAACAAGGCGGTGCTGGTGAAGGAGTTCGTGCGCCGCGGCCCCGAGGCGGTGGTGCTGCGCGAATATCAGCCGGCGGACCGCGAGTTCGCCGTTCCGCTGGAGGATCTCGATACCCTGCACACCGTCGTGGGGCTGCAGGAGCCCTGA
- a CDS encoding carboxymuconolactone decarboxylase family protein — MPLPPIDQADAAPEVRAVYDDIKATRSVPDVNNFWKMIAHHPPTLARTWDSLKEVMAPGALDPLVKEMIFVAVSVTNNCQYCIRSHEAAARRLGMTDAQFGELMAVVGMANETNRLAVGYQVELDERLK; from the coding sequence ATGCCGCTTCCCCCCATCGACCAGGCCGATGCCGCACCGGAGGTGCGCGCCGTCTACGACGACATCAAGGCGACGCGCAGCGTCCCGGACGTGAATAATTTCTGGAAGATGATCGCCCACCACCCGCCGACACTGGCGCGGACATGGGACAGCCTGAAGGAGGTGATGGCTCCCGGCGCGCTGGATCCGCTGGTGAAGGAGATGATCTTCGTCGCGGTCAGCGTGACCAACAACTGCCAGTACTGCATCCGCTCGCACGAGGCGGCGGCGCGCCGGCTGGGCATGACCGACGCGCAGTTCGGCGAACTGATGGCGGTGGTGGGAATGGCCAACGAGACCAACCGCCTCGCCGTCGGCTATCAGGTGGAACTGGACGAGCGGCTGAAGTGA
- a CDS encoding TorD/DmsD family molecular chaperone: MVLETVERLGTANSPAIPPEDAGLRDSAEALLRLAHFHAEEPTPALFTALRESPVGRGPLALDRDDALQAAALVDEVVSDLPDRITRRCLAALAADFTAIHHSGELRACPTEGPWMDERVRAEAAASLQRWRTGMETELRRPPFDRLPDDHVAVELAMLAELLDRGRAADAVRFLDRHPLRWVPNFCSRIATRCREPFFAGIAILTNAHLDHLRDRLGAACNMPRPGEDEDDTRRRRWTEGRFPRACTCE; this comes from the coding sequence ATGGTTCTCGAAACGGTCGAGCGTCTTGGAACGGCCAACTCCCCTGCCATCCCTCCGGAAGACGCGGGCCTCCGCGACTCGGCCGAGGCCCTGCTCCGTCTCGCTCACTTCCATGCGGAGGAGCCGACGCCGGCTTTGTTCACGGCGCTGCGCGAGAGCCCGGTCGGCCGCGGTCCGCTGGCGCTTGACCGTGACGATGCCCTGCAGGCCGCCGCCCTGGTGGACGAGGTGGTGAGCGATCTTCCCGACCGGATCACCCGCCGCTGCCTCGCCGCACTGGCCGCCGATTTCACCGCCATCCACCACAGCGGCGAGTTGCGCGCCTGCCCGACCGAGGGACCGTGGATGGACGAACGGGTCAGGGCCGAGGCCGCCGCCTCGCTCCAGCGCTGGCGGACCGGGATGGAGACGGAACTCCGCCGCCCGCCGTTCGACCGGTTGCCCGACGACCATGTCGCGGTGGAGCTGGCGATGCTGGCGGAACTACTCGACCGCGGCCGGGCGGCCGACGCGGTTCGGTTCCTCGACCGCCATCCGTTGCGCTGGGTGCCGAATTTCTGCAGCCGGATCGCCACCCGCTGCCGGGAACCTTTCTTCGCCGGCATCGCCATCCTGACCAACGCCCATCTCGACCATCTGCGCGACCGGCTGGGCGCCGCCTGCAACATGCCGCGTCCTGGCGAGGACGAGGATGACACCCGCCGCCGACGCTGGACCGAGGGGCGGTTCCCGCGCGCCTGCACCTGCGAATAG
- a CDS encoding hybrid sensor histidine kinase/response regulator: MPFRSPESRTDRKGSLRLLRLLLAVSVALPLVLFAGIGWRERGEAQEEAERNSRKNALILHEHVLKVFDTMAQVLDRVDERVHGRSWREIGESESLHRYLRTMVGELDQVGAIGLTDATGTVRNSSRVFPSRNSYIGDRADFREQRESDAGLLIAGPIADAATGRATFGISRRRSSPGGPDASFDGIIAAIVDPDYFFSFYRQVIGTEGESISLIREDGVILMRYPPLEGAATLPTLPTDSGLRGEIEKQPNEGLFRTDASHVQGLARVFAYKRVSNFPVYVVYGLDQAQIARSWWRNIALDGAFVAPATLALALIAWLAYSRAASEAAAVRRWAEEVRNRERLEEALRQSQKMEALGQLTGGVAHDFNNLLTAAMANMHLLGRHLPPEGQRFLTGANTALERAEKLTRQLLSFSRQDAVNPTVVDLGDSLRRMGDLLERSVRADIALEWDIAPVPMLVAVDSIQLEMAVLNLVLNARDAMPGGGRIRIAASPGPEPRSVRIEVSDTGAGMPPEVIARAFDPFFTTKGVGKGTGLGLSMVYGFARQSGGNAAIDSRPGEGTRVRIDLPLTEMRPPEPAPAPTAPAAEHRPLRILVVEDNPLVLMATVEGLIQEGFTVETAEDGVAALELLETDRDFDLVVSDVVMPRGVSGIDLARHIRERWPQLRVLLASGYSPESLASMGADTASVLAKPFTPDQLAARIRSLAGA, encoded by the coding sequence ATGCCCTTTCGCAGCCCCGAAAGCCGGACCGATCGCAAGGGCTCCCTGCGGCTGCTTCGCCTCCTGCTCGCGGTATCGGTGGCCTTGCCGCTGGTGCTGTTCGCCGGCATCGGATGGCGCGAACGGGGTGAGGCCCAGGAGGAGGCCGAACGGAACAGCCGCAAGAACGCGCTGATCCTGCACGAACATGTGCTGAAGGTGTTCGACACCATGGCGCAGGTTCTGGATCGCGTGGATGAGCGCGTCCACGGCCGAAGCTGGCGTGAGATCGGCGAATCGGAGTCGCTGCACCGCTATCTGCGGACCATGGTGGGGGAATTGGATCAGGTCGGCGCCATAGGGCTGACCGATGCCACCGGTACCGTGCGCAACTCCAGCCGCGTCTTCCCATCGCGCAACAGCTATATCGGAGACCGCGCCGACTTCCGGGAACAACGGGAAAGCGACGCCGGCCTGCTCATCGCCGGGCCGATCGCGGATGCGGCCACCGGCCGGGCCACCTTCGGCATCAGCCGGCGCCGCAGCAGCCCCGGCGGTCCCGATGCCAGCTTCGACGGGATCATCGCCGCCATCGTCGATCCGGATTATTTCTTCAGCTTCTACCGGCAGGTCATCGGGACGGAAGGCGAATCCATCTCGCTGATCCGCGAAGACGGCGTGATCCTGATGCGATACCCGCCGCTGGAAGGGGCCGCAACGCTCCCCACCCTGCCGACCGACAGCGGCCTGCGCGGCGAAATCGAAAAGCAGCCGAACGAAGGGCTGTTCCGCACCGACGCCAGCCATGTGCAGGGTCTGGCCCGCGTGTTCGCCTACAAACGGGTCAGCAATTTTCCGGTCTATGTCGTCTATGGGTTGGATCAGGCGCAGATCGCCCGGTCCTGGTGGCGCAACATCGCGCTGGACGGCGCCTTCGTCGCCCCGGCCACCCTGGCGCTCGCGCTGATCGCCTGGCTGGCCTACAGCCGTGCCGCGTCCGAGGCTGCGGCGGTGCGCCGCTGGGCGGAGGAGGTGCGCAACCGCGAAAGGCTGGAGGAGGCCCTGCGCCAGAGCCAGAAGATGGAGGCGCTGGGCCAGCTGACCGGCGGGGTCGCCCACGACTTCAACAATCTGCTGACCGCGGCGATGGCCAACATGCATCTGCTGGGCCGCCACCTGCCGCCGGAGGGGCAGCGTTTCCTGACGGGCGCCAACACCGCGCTGGAACGGGCGGAGAAGCTGACCCGCCAGTTGCTGTCCTTCTCGCGCCAGGACGCGGTGAATCCGACCGTGGTCGATCTGGGCGACAGCCTGCGCCGGATGGGCGACCTGCTGGAACGGTCGGTGCGGGCCGATATCGCGCTGGAATGGGATATCGCGCCGGTGCCGATGTTGGTCGCCGTCGATTCCATCCAGCTGGAGATGGCGGTGCTGAACCTGGTTCTGAACGCCCGCGACGCCATGCCCGGCGGCGGACGGATCCGCATAGCCGCGTCTCCCGGACCGGAACCGCGCAGCGTGCGCATCGAGGTGTCGGACACCGGGGCCGGCATGCCGCCGGAGGTGATCGCCCGCGCCTTCGATCCCTTCTTCACCACCAAGGGCGTCGGCAAGGGCACCGGGCTCGGCTTGTCGATGGTCTACGGCTTCGCCCGCCAGTCCGGCGGCAATGCCGCCATCGACAGCCGGCCGGGCGAAGGCACCCGCGTCCGCATCGACCTGCCGCTGACCGAGATGAGGCCGCCGGAACCGGCCCCCGCCCCCACCGCGCCGGCGGCCGAGCACCGCCCGCTGCGCATCCTGGTGGTGGAGGACAACCCGCTGGTCCTGATGGCGACGGTGGAAGGGCTGATCCAGGAGGGCTTCACCGTGGAGACCGCCGAAGACGGCGTGGCCGCGCTGGAACTGCTGGAAACCGACCGCGACTTCGATCTGGTCGTGTCGGACGTGGTCATGCCCCGCGGCGTGTCGGGCATCGACCTGGCACGGCACATCCGCGAGCGCTGGCCGCAGCTGCGCGTCCTGCTGGCGTCCGGCTACAGCCCGGAGTCGCTGGCGTCCATGGGGGCGGACACCGCATCGGTGCTTGCCAAGCCCTTCACACCCGACCAGCTGGCCGCACGCATCAGGTCCCTGGCCGGCGCGTAG